From one Catenuloplanes nepalensis genomic stretch:
- the dprA gene encoding DNA-processing protein DprA, translating into MSARADRLARVALNWLLEPGHLIGWEMVTAYGAPEALWRILHDPSCHSGTRNTAAARMRAGDPLQKAEALLDRAERVGARLIVPGDAEWPGQVDDLRTIDLPRGRNHVDRDTRPPLCLWARGSLPLAAVLARSVAVVGARAATEYGNRMATEIGFDLASRGWTVVSGGAFGIDGAAHRAALRAGGVTVAVLACGVDRPYPAGNTALFEKITETGLLVSEWAPGEDPLRHRFLVRNRLIAAATRGTVVVEAAARSGAIQTLGRAHGLPGRVAMAVPGPVGSAMSVGCHDALRHQPGTRLVTGAADIVEEVGTIGADLAPRLRGTTRDRDHLDDESARLLEAFQAGREATPDQLSARTGIDARSTLRRLALLTELGFVTDHDGVYTLARRGSP; encoded by the coding sequence ATGAGCGCGCGGGCGGACCGGCTGGCCCGGGTCGCGCTGAACTGGCTGCTCGAGCCGGGTCACCTGATCGGCTGGGAGATGGTCACGGCATACGGCGCGCCCGAGGCGCTCTGGCGCATCCTGCACGACCCGTCCTGCCACTCCGGCACGCGGAACACGGCCGCCGCACGGATGCGTGCCGGCGACCCGCTGCAGAAAGCGGAGGCGCTCCTCGATCGCGCCGAGCGGGTGGGGGCGCGGCTCATCGTTCCCGGTGACGCGGAATGGCCGGGCCAGGTGGACGATCTGCGCACCATCGACCTGCCCCGCGGGCGCAACCACGTCGATCGCGACACCCGCCCGCCGCTGTGCCTGTGGGCGCGCGGGTCACTGCCGCTCGCCGCGGTGCTGGCACGTTCGGTCGCGGTCGTCGGCGCCCGCGCCGCCACGGAGTACGGGAACCGGATGGCCACGGAGATCGGCTTCGACCTGGCCAGCCGCGGCTGGACCGTCGTCTCCGGCGGCGCGTTCGGCATCGACGGCGCGGCGCACCGCGCCGCGCTACGGGCCGGCGGCGTCACGGTCGCGGTCCTGGCGTGCGGCGTGGACCGGCCCTACCCGGCCGGCAACACCGCGCTCTTCGAGAAGATCACCGAGACCGGCCTGCTGGTCAGTGAGTGGGCGCCGGGCGAGGACCCGCTTCGGCACCGCTTTCTGGTCCGCAACCGGCTCATCGCGGCCGCCACCCGCGGCACGGTCGTGGTCGAGGCCGCCGCCCGCAGCGGCGCGATCCAGACGCTCGGCCGCGCGCACGGCCTGCCCGGCCGCGTCGCCATGGCGGTGCCCGGCCCGGTCGGCTCCGCCATGTCGGTCGGCTGCCACGACGCGCTCCGCCACCAGCCCGGCACCCGCCTGGTCACCGGCGCCGCCGACATCGTCGAAGAGGTCGGCACCATCGGCGCCGACCTGGCACCGCGCCTGCGCGGCACCACCCGCGACCGCGACCACCTCGACGACGAGTCCGCCCGTCTCCTGGAGGCCTTCCAGGCCGGGCGCGAGGCCACACCCGACCAGCTCTCGGCCCGCACCGGCATCGACGCCCGCAGCACCCTGCGCCGCCTGGCCCTGCTCACCGAACTCGGCTTCGTCACCGACCACGACGGCGTCTACACCCTCGCCCGCCGCGGATCGCCATGA
- a CDS encoding tyrosine recombinase XerC, whose amino-acid sequence MGSSEPARTRATQDVYEGLPPGMRTIVDEFAHHLATVEDRSAHTVRAYVGDVVSLLGHAAGSGCSRLGDMDIAELRGWLAEQRAHGAARTSMARRAASARALTAWAHRAGHLEHDVGAQLASPRAHRTLPGVLRADQAGALVTSPARTGPAEAGGEPPAPVELRDRLVLEMLYATGTRVSELCGLDLSDLDRARRLVRVLGKGNRERSVPFGVPAEQALDAYLRLARPALATGDSGQALLLGARGGRLQPTIARRIVADYARAAQLPHTTPHGLRHSAATHLLEGGADLRSVQELLGHASLATTQIYTHVSVERLRAAYRQAHPRA is encoded by the coding sequence ATGGGGAGCAGCGAACCGGCGCGCACGCGCGCCACACAGGACGTGTATGAAGGCCTGCCGCCCGGGATGCGCACGATCGTCGACGAGTTCGCCCACCACCTGGCCACCGTCGAGGACCGGTCCGCGCACACCGTGCGGGCCTACGTGGGCGACGTGGTCTCGCTGCTCGGTCACGCGGCCGGCTCCGGGTGCTCCCGGCTCGGCGACATGGACATCGCCGAGCTGCGCGGCTGGCTGGCCGAGCAGCGTGCGCACGGCGCCGCGCGGACCTCGATGGCTCGCCGGGCGGCCTCGGCCCGGGCGCTCACGGCCTGGGCACACCGCGCCGGCCACCTCGAGCACGACGTGGGCGCGCAGCTGGCCAGCCCGCGGGCGCACCGCACACTGCCGGGAGTGCTCCGGGCGGATCAGGCGGGCGCCCTGGTCACCTCCCCGGCCCGGACCGGGCCGGCCGAGGCCGGTGGCGAGCCGCCCGCCCCCGTGGAGCTCCGCGACCGGCTCGTCCTGGAGATGCTCTACGCGACCGGCACCAGGGTGAGCGAGCTGTGCGGTCTCGATCTCTCCGACCTGGACCGCGCACGCCGGCTGGTCCGGGTCCTCGGCAAGGGCAACCGGGAGCGCTCCGTCCCGTTCGGTGTCCCGGCCGAGCAGGCGCTCGACGCCTACCTGCGGCTCGCGCGCCCCGCTCTGGCCACCGGCGACAGCGGCCAGGCCCTGCTGCTCGGCGCGCGCGGCGGGCGGCTGCAGCCGACGATCGCGCGCCGAATCGTGGCGGACTACGCACGGGCCGCGCAGCTGCCGCACACGACGCCGCACGGGCTACGCCACTCCGCCGCCACGCACCTGCTGGAGGGCGGCGCGGACCTCCGCTCGGTGCAGGAGCTGCTCGGGCACGCGTCGCTGGCGACCACGCAGATCTACACGCACGTGTCGGTCGAGCGGCTGCGCGCCGCGTACCGTCAGGCTCACCCCCGTGCCTGA
- a CDS encoding aminotransferase class V-fold PLP-dependent enzyme: MGTGDVRPPDTIAGARLLFSLDPAVSYLNHGTVGATPIAVQRAQQRLRDEVELDPMRFYTRGLRDRLGHTRRHLATQFGADPDGTALIPNTTAGVAIVLQSMGLRAGDEILLTDHGYGSVAIAVARECRRTGAVARTVAVPLTAGDGEVVSLLRSAFTDRTRLLIVDQIASSTVKLFPLVPIVEAAHRANVAVLVDGAHAPGMLPLAVDEIGADFWVGNLHKWAFAPRSVAMLTVAPRWRERIEPLAASWDHDDGFPTNVESQGTVDYTPWLSAPAGLFVLRTLGHDRVRAHNATLVAYGQRVIGAALGLRPADLPDPGGAGIAMRVLPLPRGIATTDADAVALRHRIADKLGAAVGINAWNSRGWLRVSAQVYNQPDEYDRLAARLPALLTANS, from the coding sequence GTGGGCACTGGTGACGTACGGCCGCCGGACACGATCGCCGGTGCACGACTGCTCTTCTCGCTGGATCCGGCCGTCTCCTACCTCAACCACGGCACGGTCGGCGCGACCCCGATCGCGGTGCAGCGAGCCCAGCAGCGCCTGCGCGACGAGGTCGAGCTCGATCCGATGCGGTTCTACACGCGTGGCCTGCGCGACCGGCTGGGTCACACCCGGCGGCACCTGGCGACGCAGTTCGGCGCGGACCCGGACGGCACCGCGCTGATCCCGAACACGACCGCCGGCGTCGCGATCGTGCTGCAGTCGATGGGTCTGCGGGCCGGCGACGAGATCCTGCTGACCGATCACGGTTACGGCTCGGTCGCGATCGCGGTCGCGCGGGAATGCCGCCGGACCGGTGCCGTGGCCCGCACGGTGGCGGTGCCACTGACCGCGGGCGACGGCGAGGTGGTGTCGCTGCTGCGGTCCGCGTTCACCGACCGCACCCGCTTGCTGATCGTGGACCAGATCGCGTCCTCCACGGTGAAGCTGTTCCCGCTCGTGCCCATCGTGGAGGCCGCACACCGCGCGAACGTGGCGGTCCTGGTCGACGGCGCGCACGCCCCCGGGATGCTGCCGCTGGCGGTCGACGAGATCGGCGCCGACTTCTGGGTCGGCAACCTGCACAAGTGGGCGTTCGCCCCGCGCTCGGTGGCGATGCTGACGGTGGCGCCGCGCTGGCGGGAGCGTATCGAGCCGCTCGCCGCCTCCTGGGACCACGACGACGGCTTCCCCACGAACGTCGAATCCCAGGGCACGGTCGACTACACCCCGTGGTTGTCCGCCCCGGCCGGCCTCTTCGTCCTGCGCACACTCGGCCACGACCGGGTGCGCGCCCACAACGCCACACTGGTCGCCTACGGCCAGCGGGTGATCGGCGCGGCGCTCGGCCTGCGCCCCGCCGACCTGCCCGATCCCGGCGGCGCCGGCATCGCGATGCGCGTCCTGCCGCTCCCGCGCGGCATCGCCACAACCGACGCGGACGCCGTCGCCCTCCGACACCGGATCGCGGACAAGCTCGGCGCCGCGGTCGGCATCAACGCCTGGAACTCCCGCGGCTGGCTACGCGTCTCCGCTCAGGTCTACAACCAGCCGGACGAGTACGACCGCCTCGCCGCCCGCCTGCCGGCACTACTCACGGCCAATTCTTGA